One Prinia subflava isolate CZ2003 ecotype Zambia chromosome 17, Cam_Psub_1.2, whole genome shotgun sequence DNA segment encodes these proteins:
- the MED9 gene encoding mediator of RNA polymerase II transcription subunit 9: MASGPAGRAAEEPPPPEPPAEQKPPPLPPAQEEFSFLPLVHDIIKCMDKDSQDVHQVLNELKNKFQEMRKLISSMPGIGVSPEQQQQQLQNLREQVRTKNELLQKYKSLCMFEIPKE; the protein is encoded by the exons ATGGCGTCCGGGCCCGCGGGCCGCGCCGCtgaggagccgccgccgccggagccgccCGCCGAGCAGaagccgccgccgctgccgcccgcgcAGGAGGAGTTCTCCTTCCTGCCGCTCGTCCACGACATCATCAAATG caTGGACAAGGACAGCCAGGATGTTCACCAGGTACTGAATGAGCTCAAGAACAAGTTCCAGGAGATGAGGAAGCTGATCAGCTCCATGCCTGGCATCGGGgtgagcccagagcagcagcagcagcagctgcagaacctGCGGGAGCAGGTCCGGACCAAGAACGAGCTGCTGCAGAAGTACAAGAGCCTTTGCATGTTTGAAATCCCCAAGGAGTAG
- the RASD1 gene encoding dexamethasone-induced Ras-related protein 1 isoform X1: MKLAAMIKKMCPSEAELSIPAKNCYRMVILGSSKVGKTAIVSRFLTGRFEEQYTPTIEDFHRKFYSIRGEVYQLDILDTSGNHPFPAMRRLSILTGDVFILVFSLDNRDSFEEVQRLKQQILETKSCLKNKTKENIEVPLVICGNKGDRDFYREVQPREIEQLVGGDPKKCAYFEISAKRNSSLDQMFQALFAMAKLPSEMSPDLHRKVSVQYCDILHKKALKGKKLLKEGGRGTEEAYGIVAPFARRPSVHSDLMYIREKAIGGGHGKEKDRCVIS; encoded by the exons ATGAAACTGGCAGCGATGATCAAGAAGATGTGTCCAAGCGAGGCCGAGCTGAGCATCCCCGCCAAGAACTGCTACCGCATGGTCATCCTGGGCTCCTCCAAGGTGGGCAAGACGGCCATCGTCTCACGCTTCCTCACCGGCCGCTTCGAGGAGCAATACACGCCCACCATCGAGGACTTCCACCGCAAGTTCTACAGCATCCGTGGCGAGGTGTACCAGCTCGACATCCTGGACACGTCGGGCAACCACCCCTTCCCAGCCATGCGCCGCCTCTCCATCCTCACAG GAGACGTGTTCATCCTCGTGTTCAGCCTGGACAACCGAGACTCCTTTGAGGAGGTGCAGCGCCTGAAGCAGCAAATCCTGGAGACCAAGTCGTGCCTGAAGAACAAAACCAAGGAGAACATAGAGGTGCCCCTGGTCATCTGCGGCAACAAAGGCGACCGGGACTTTTACCGGGAGGTGCAGCCCCGGGAGATCGAGCAGCTGGTGGGAGGGGACCCCAAAAAATGTGCCTACTTTGAGATCTCAGCCAAGAGGAACAGCAGCCTGGACCAGATGTTCCAGGCGCTCTTCGCCATGGCCAAGCTGCCCAGCGAGATGAGCCCTGACCTGCACCGCAAGGTCTCGGTCCAGTACTGCGACATCCTGCACAAGAAGGCGCTGAAAGgcaagaagctgctgaaggaggGGGGCCGGGGCACGGAGGAGGCGTACGGCATCGTGGCCCCCTTCGCCCGGCGGCCCAGCGTGCACAGCGACCTCATGTACATCCGTGAGAAAGCCATCGGCGGCGGGCACGGCAAGGAGAAGGATCGCTGCGTCATCAGCTAG
- the RASD1 gene encoding dexamethasone-induced Ras-related protein 1 isoform X2, whose protein sequence is MKLAAMIKKMCPSEAELSIPAKNCYRMVILGSSKVGKTAIVSRFLTGRFEEQYTPTIEDFHRKFYSIRGEVYQLDILDTSGNHPFPAMRRLSILTANPGDQVVPEEQNQGEHRGAPGHLRQQRRPGLLPGGAAPGDRAAGGRGPQKMCLL, encoded by the exons ATGAAACTGGCAGCGATGATCAAGAAGATGTGTCCAAGCGAGGCCGAGCTGAGCATCCCCGCCAAGAACTGCTACCGCATGGTCATCCTGGGCTCCTCCAAGGTGGGCAAGACGGCCATCGTCTCACGCTTCCTCACCGGCCGCTTCGAGGAGCAATACACGCCCACCATCGAGGACTTCCACCGCAAGTTCTACAGCATCCGTGGCGAGGTGTACCAGCTCGACATCCTGGACACGTCGGGCAACCACCCCTTCCCAGCCATGCGCCGCCTCTCCATCCTCACAG CAAATCCTGGAGACCAAGTCGTGCCTGAAGAACAAAACCAAGGAGAACATAGAGGTGCCCCTGGTCATCTGCGGCAACAAAGGCGACCGGGACTTTTACCGGGAGGTGCAGCCCCGGGAGATCGAGCAGCTGGTGGGAGGGGACCCCAAAAAATGTGCCTACTTTGA